A window of the Lysinibacillus irui genome harbors these coding sequences:
- the perR gene encoding peroxide-responsive transcriptional repressor PerR, which produces MSATHLQDALDTLKTTGVRITPQRHAILEYLIQSMAHPTADEIYKALEGKFPNMSVATVYNNLRVFREVGLVKELTYGDASSRFDFVTNDHYHMICECCGKIVDFHYPGLDEIEHFASQVTGFDVHSHRLEIYGTCPSCKEVTAKIQ; this is translated from the coding sequence ATGTCTGCAACGCATTTACAGGATGCACTGGACACGTTAAAAACAACTGGTGTACGTATTACTCCTCAGCGTCATGCTATTTTGGAATATTTGATTCAATCAATGGCACATCCTACTGCCGATGAAATTTATAAAGCACTTGAGGGCAAGTTTCCTAATATGAGTGTAGCGACTGTCTATAACAACCTGCGCGTATTTCGTGAGGTGGGTCTTGTGAAAGAGCTGACTTATGGAGATGCTTCAAGTCGCTTTGATTTCGTGACAAATGATCATTATCATATGATTTGTGAATGCTGTGGCAAGATTGTCGATTTCCATTATCCTGGACTCGACGAAATTGAGCATTTTGCATCTCAGGTAACTGGCTTTGATGTGCACTCGCATCGTTTAGAGATATACGGCACTTGTCCATCATGTAAAGAAGTAACTGCTAAAATACAATAA
- a CDS encoding YgzB family protein produces the protein MKPYKSKINKIRSFALALIFIGFIVMYGGIFFKNSPILVLIFMTLGVLCIIGSTVVYAWIGLLSTRAVQVECPNCHKHTKVLGRVDMCMYCNEPLTLDPSLEGKEFDQSYNHKAKKS, from the coding sequence ATGAAACCTTATAAAAGTAAAATTAATAAAATTCGTTCATTCGCATTAGCACTAATCTTTATCGGTTTTATTGTTATGTATGGAGGTATTTTCTTTAAAAATAGCCCGATACTAGTTTTAATTTTTATGACACTTGGGGTTTTATGTATTATCGGAAGTACAGTTGTATATGCATGGATAGGATTATTGTCAACAAGAGCTGTACAAGTTGAATGCCCGAATTGTCATAAACACACAAAAGTATTAGGTCGTGTAGATATGTGCATGTACTGCAATGAACCTTTAACACTTGATCCTTCTCTAGAAGGTAAAGAGTTCGATCAATCCTATAATCATAAAGCAAAAAAATCCTAG
- a CDS encoding glutamate-1-semialdehyde 2,1-aminomutase, which yields MNHAKSEAVHAEALQHIVGGVNSPSRSYKAVGGGSPVAMARGKGAYFWDVDGNRYIDYLAAYGPIVTGHGHPHIAKAITHAAENGTLFGTPTEYEVTFAKMLKEAIPSMDKVRFNNSGTEAVMTTIRVARAYTGRTKIMKFAGCYHGHFDLVLVAAGSGPATLGTPDSAGVTTSTAEEVITVPFNNPEAFTEAMNKWGDQIAAILIEPIVGNFGIVEPNPGFLELVHATAKEKGALTIYDEVITAFRFHYGGAQNLLGLTPDLTALGKVIGGGLPIGAYGGRKEIMDTVAPLGPAYQAGTMAGNPASMQAGIACLEVLQTPGIYDEMDRLGGILENGILTAAKKHGVTITLNRLKGALTIYFTDVKVENYEQAENSDGEIFGRFFKLMLEQGINLAPSKYEAWFLTTEHTEADILETIKAVDYAFSQLS from the coding sequence ATGAATCACGCAAAATCTGAAGCAGTACACGCAGAGGCGTTACAGCACATCGTTGGTGGTGTAAACAGCCCTTCTCGTTCATATAAAGCAGTAGGTGGCGGTTCTCCTGTGGCAATGGCTCGAGGAAAAGGTGCTTATTTTTGGGATGTAGATGGCAACCGTTATATTGATTATCTAGCCGCTTATGGCCCTATCGTGACAGGACATGGTCACCCACATATTGCTAAGGCAATTACACATGCAGCAGAAAACGGAACACTTTTCGGAACCCCAACTGAATATGAGGTTACATTCGCTAAAATGCTTAAAGAAGCTATTCCTTCTATGGATAAAGTACGATTTAACAACTCTGGTACAGAGGCAGTTATGACAACCATTCGTGTTGCTCGTGCCTATACTGGTCGTACAAAAATCATGAAATTTGCAGGCTGCTACCATGGTCACTTCGATTTAGTATTAGTAGCTGCTGGCTCTGGTCCTGCAACATTAGGAACTCCTGACTCTGCAGGTGTGACGACTTCTACAGCAGAGGAGGTTATTACAGTACCGTTTAATAACCCAGAAGCTTTTACTGAGGCAATGAATAAATGGGGCGACCAAATTGCGGCTATCTTAATCGAACCTATCGTAGGGAACTTTGGAATTGTAGAACCAAACCCAGGCTTCCTTGAATTGGTCCATGCTACCGCAAAAGAAAAAGGAGCATTGACGATATACGACGAGGTTATCACTGCTTTCCGCTTCCACTATGGTGGAGCTCAAAATTTACTTGGCCTCACACCTGATCTGACTGCACTTGGTAAAGTTATTGGTGGTGGTTTACCAATCGGTGCTTATGGTGGTCGTAAAGAAATTATGGATACAGTTGCACCACTTGGCCCAGCTTACCAAGCAGGGACAATGGCTGGGAATCCTGCCTCAATGCAAGCTGGGATTGCCTGCCTAGAAGTGCTACAAACACCAGGTATTTACGATGAGATGGATCGACTAGGTGGTATTTTAGAAAATGGTATTTTAACGGCGGCTAAAAAACACGGTGTAACTATTACATTAAATCGTCTTAAAGGAGCACTAACTATTTACTTTACAGATGTGAAAGTAGAAAATTATGAGCAAGCTGAAAACTCTGACGGTGAAATCTTTGGGCGCTTCTTTAAATTAATGCTAGAACAAGGTATTAATTTAGCGCCATCTAAATATGAGGCTTGGTTCCTAACAACTGAGCATACAGAAGCAGACATTCTTGAAACCATTAAAGCTGTAGATTATGCTTTTTCTCAATTGTCATAA
- a CDS encoding D-2-hydroxyacid dehydrogenase, producing the protein MRVYFTFEPRPDLRESLLTDFPQLDFVFDSGLSNEELQQADILVTYGEDLTEENIQYATKLKWIFVASAGIEKMPARAIMERGILVSNVRGIHKTPMAESMLAHILAIKRALPWMYEQQKKSEWSKKAKQTELRDSTALILGPGAIGSEVGRLLQAFGVTTIGCNRSRKEAAYMDSMISFAQLKEALPNADIVISVLPKTPETTHLLKEEHFVAMKSSAIFMNFGRGNLVDEKVLIQAIATEQIGYAVLDVFEVEPLSSDSPLWSFSNVIVSPHISSHSSRYVERSLEIFKPSLIKWLKGDTDLENVMDLSRGY; encoded by the coding sequence ATGAGAGTTTATTTTACATTTGAACCTAGACCGGATTTACGTGAGTCGTTGCTAACCGATTTTCCACAGCTTGATTTTGTATTTGACAGTGGATTATCAAATGAAGAGCTTCAGCAAGCTGATATTTTAGTTACATATGGTGAAGATTTAACAGAAGAGAATATCCAATATGCAACTAAGTTGAAATGGATTTTCGTTGCTTCAGCAGGTATAGAAAAAATGCCAGCCCGAGCTATTATGGAACGTGGTATTTTAGTTTCCAATGTACGGGGAATTCATAAAACACCAATGGCAGAATCAATGCTAGCCCATATTTTAGCGATTAAACGTGCTTTGCCATGGATGTATGAGCAACAAAAGAAAAGTGAATGGTCCAAAAAAGCAAAGCAAACCGAATTACGAGATAGCACAGCGCTAATTTTGGGGCCAGGTGCTATTGGCTCGGAAGTTGGACGTTTATTGCAGGCTTTTGGAGTAACGACGATTGGCTGCAACCGTTCGAGGAAAGAAGCGGCCTATATGGATAGTATGATTAGCTTTGCCCAATTAAAAGAAGCCTTACCCAATGCAGATATCGTCATTTCTGTGTTACCAAAAACACCAGAAACAACGCATTTATTAAAAGAAGAGCATTTTGTTGCCATGAAAAGCAGTGCTATTTTCATGAATTTTGGTCGAGGGAACTTGGTTGATGAGAAGGTGCTTATTCAAGCAATTGCAACAGAGCAAATTGGCTACGCTGTTTTAGATGTATTTGAAGTAGAACCTTTGTCATCGGATAGTCCATTATGGTCCTTCTCAAATGTTATTGTATCGCCACATATTTCAAGTCATTCTTCTCGTTATGTTGAACGAAGCTTAGAGATCTTTAAGCCAAGTCTGATAAAATGGCTGAAGGGCGATACTGATTTAGAAAATGTTATGGATTTATCAAGGGGATATTAA
- a CDS encoding nucleotidyltransferase-like protein, which produces MEQVLRPIYQERASQSNTLGVILVEKREEKSNVTDTFDTVLLIIVKEAEQPVFSKHYLYEGNKVALHTVTEKLIRKWLLIGSNKKVVDWIFFGRVLFDRNEFLHKLKIELQEFPYSGRKIKTGIQFSKLIRRYLEGKEYFDKGSYLDAYNHVVDSLHHLGRLSIIDSGLYPEVTVWAQVKKIEPAIYKLYEELVTSNEPIEKRLELLFLASEFLIHSRTRDGAQHILEVMQTKDMWTIQELHDHHELMNYSVDLEVFVEYLVDKGYIQIEPIAAKSDMIFHRHYKVNKEALEMEL; this is translated from the coding sequence ATGGAGCAAGTCTTGCGTCCAATATACCAAGAACGTGCAAGTCAGTCGAACACACTAGGCGTCATTTTAGTGGAAAAGCGTGAGGAAAAAAGTAACGTTACAGATACTTTTGATACAGTATTACTAATTATCGTAAAAGAAGCAGAGCAGCCTGTCTTTTCGAAACATTACCTATATGAAGGAAATAAAGTTGCTCTACATACTGTTACGGAGAAATTAATAAGAAAATGGTTGCTTATTGGTTCTAATAAGAAGGTAGTCGATTGGATTTTCTTTGGAAGAGTTTTATTTGATCGTAATGAATTTTTGCATAAATTAAAAATTGAATTGCAGGAATTCCCTTACAGTGGACGTAAAATTAAAACTGGTATCCAATTTTCGAAGTTGATTCGTCGTTATCTAGAAGGGAAAGAGTACTTTGATAAAGGGAGTTACTTGGATGCTTATAATCATGTGGTTGATTCCCTACATCATTTAGGCCGTCTCTCTATTATAGATAGTGGATTGTACCCTGAAGTAACGGTCTGGGCACAGGTAAAAAAAATCGAGCCAGCCATCTATAAATTATATGAAGAGCTTGTCACAAGTAATGAGCCGATAGAAAAGCGCTTAGAGTTATTATTTTTAGCAAGTGAGTTTTTAATACATTCTCGTACACGTGATGGAGCACAGCATATTTTAGAAGTCATGCAAACAAAAGATATGTGGACTATTCAGGAATTGCATGATCATCATGAGCTCATGAATTACTCAGTAGATTTAGAAGTGTTTGTAGAGTATTTAGTGGATAAAGGCTACATTCAAATAGAACCAATTGCTGCGAAAAGTGATATGATTTTTCACCGTCATTACAAGGTAAATAAAGAAGCTCTAGAAATGGAGCTATGA
- the bcp gene encoding thioredoxin-dependent thiol peroxidase, which produces MTLLEGQKAPNFSLMNEKGEMVHLSDFKGQNVILYFYPKDMTPGCTTEACDFRDKFEDFSHLNAAVLGVSPDDATKHTKFIDKHGLPFSLLVDEDHAVAEAYGVWVLKKMYGREFMGIERSTFLIDTEGKLVKAWRKVRVKNHIEEVYAYLAEREAEK; this is translated from the coding sequence ATGACTTTACTGGAAGGACAAAAGGCGCCAAATTTTTCTCTAATGAACGAAAAGGGGGAAATGGTGCATTTATCTGATTTTAAAGGTCAGAATGTTATTTTATATTTCTACCCAAAGGATATGACACCAGGCTGCACGACAGAAGCATGTGATTTTCGAGATAAGTTTGAGGACTTCAGTCATTTAAATGCTGCTGTTCTTGGAGTAAGTCCAGATGATGCAACTAAACATACGAAATTTATTGATAAGCACGGCTTACCGTTCTCACTATTAGTTGATGAGGATCATGCAGTTGCTGAAGCATACGGTGTTTGGGTTTTAAAGAAAATGTATGGTCGGGAATTTATGGGCATAGAGCGTTCAACGTTTTTAATTGATACGGAGGGTAAGCTTGTAAAAGCTTGGCGCAAAGTACGTGTGAAAAATCATATTGAAGAAGTTTATGCCTATTTAGCAGAACGGGAGGCAGAGAAATGA